The Hymenobacter swuensis DY53 genome includes the window CATCGTTGAGCAGAGTGGTGGTTTCCTCGAAAGCCTTGCGGCGCTTGTAGAGGATACCTAGCTCAGGGTCGATATTGGACCAATACTGCCGGATAACGGGCTGCAGTTCGGGCGTGTTCTGGCCCAGGTACTCAAACAAGGGTTCCATCTCGGTACGGATGGACTCGAAAATGCTCACCTCGTCGCCGGTGAGGATACCCTGGCGCAGGCGGCGCAGGTTCTTGTTTACGTAGAATTTCAGCTCATCTAGAATGGGTAGCTGCTGAAACTCGGAGGCTTTTTTCAGGACCTTGCCGGCCAGGGTGAGGTGCTCAATCAGGTCGCCCTGAATGGCCTCGTTGCGGGCCACACTGCTGCCCCGGATGTCACTGGAGCCGTGCAGCGGGTACACATCATGAAACACGATATCCTCCATTTCGGCCTGACGGTTGCCGTCTTCCAGCTTCTGGAGCAGGTTCTGGGCCGCGTCCGTGAAGCGCCACTCCATGGTGGGGTGAATGGCCGTGAACTTCTCCTTGATGATGGCCTGCACCCGCGTCTGAATGTCCTCGGCGTTGCGTTTCACCGCCACTGCAAACAAAGGCACAAACTGGTTCACATTTTCCAGGCTGAACTCGTTCAGGTCGCCTACGTTGGGGGAGCCCAGCTCCAGCAGGCCCACCGTATCGTCGCCGTAGGGCAGCAGGGCCAGAATGGCCGAGCGGATGCCCAGGCTCAGAATCTGCTGGCGCAGGTCCTCGGGGATGTCGGCTTTTTCGACGTCCTCAATCACCAGCGGCTGGCGGTGCTGCCAGAGCTGGCTGTAAATCTGGCGGAAGCCGGAGCTGGCATCGGGGTTGTGCAGCTGCTTGGTAAGGAAGCTGTGGTTGATTTTGCGGCCGAAATCCACGAAGGCCCGCTTCTTTTCATCGTAAGCGGCAATACCGAGCTGCAGAAACGGCTTGCCGAACAGCACCCGCAGCTTCTCCTGAATCTGCTCCAGCCGGTCAGACGCCTGCAGCACGTCCCGCTCCAGCAAGTCGTACTTCAGCTCCGAAAGAATTTCCTGTTCCGTAACATCTACCAGGTGCAGAATATTGAAGCCTACCAGCTCAAAATGCTCGGGGGGCAGTAGTTCCAGCCACAGCTCACTCCGCTGAGGGTTGCGGCTCAGAAAATCGAGCTGTTCAGCCGTCAGTTCCGGTTTTTCGCCGTGGAGCTGCACTTCCAGGAACGTGGAGTTGAACTCGACGCTGTAATGCCGGTACAGGCCGATGCTGTAGTCGGGAACGGTAAAAATGATGCTGCCCTGCAGGGGCAGCTGCACCCCGTACACCTTCTCTAGAATCAGTTGATAGGCCATGCGGGTGGTGTACACCTCCAGCTGGCGCATATCAATATTGAGCGGCTGCTTAATAGTGTTGGCTGCGTTCAGCAGCACCTGGGCGAAGCGCGGCGTATGATAAAAGCTATGCCGCTGAAACGGCGGAATGGCCCCGGCAATGTCGGTATTGAAGGACGCCGGGGGAAACACGGCCAACATCAGCGTCTCCACCAGGTCGCAGTTGCACTCCAGCATGGTCAGGTCGGAGATGGTGCCCCGGGCCCATTCAGCGGCGGCTACTTCCTGGCCTACTGAACGGGACAACAAGGCAATACCCGCATTCTGCGAATCCTCGCCCGCCCGCCAATAAGCAATAAGCGGCTCCAGGCTCAGCGTGGTCCGGAAAGGAAACGTGGGGGAAACGGCCGGCGTAGGTTCTTTCAGCATAACAAGCAAAGGCGCTTTCCGCGCGGCCATAAGCGGCCAGGGCGGCGGAATGGTTCTTATACGGCGTAACTGCCCGCCCGGACGTTAGCCAACCGTTACCTAGGGCTTAGTGACCTCAATGAACCGCAGCTGGTTTTCTCCGGTGGGG containing:
- a CDS encoding GAF domain-containing protein yields the protein MLKEPTPAVSPTFPFRTTLSLEPLIAYWRAGEDSQNAGIALLSRSVGQEVAAAEWARGTISDLTMLECNCDLVETLMLAVFPPASFNTDIAGAIPPFQRHSFYHTPRFAQVLLNAANTIKQPLNIDMRQLEVYTTRMAYQLILEKVYGVQLPLQGSIIFTVPDYSIGLYRHYSVEFNSTFLEVQLHGEKPELTAEQLDFLSRNPQRSELWLELLPPEHFELVGFNILHLVDVTEQEILSELKYDLLERDVLQASDRLEQIQEKLRVLFGKPFLQLGIAAYDEKKRAFVDFGRKINHSFLTKQLHNPDASSGFRQIYSQLWQHRQPLVIEDVEKADIPEDLRQQILSLGIRSAILALLPYGDDTVGLLELGSPNVGDLNEFSLENVNQFVPLFAVAVKRNAEDIQTRVQAIIKEKFTAIHPTMEWRFTDAAQNLLQKLEDGNRQAEMEDIVFHDVYPLHGSSDIRGSSVARNEAIQGDLIEHLTLAGKVLKKASEFQQLPILDELKFYVNKNLRRLRQGILTGDEVSIFESIRTEMEPLFEYLGQNTPELQPVIRQYWSNIDPELGILYKRRKAFEETTTLLNDAVSSYLDEEDAKAQAMFPHYFQRFKTDGVEHNIYVGAALVEDKPFDLVFLKNLRLWQLLVMVEITRRTAALRPTLPVPLETTQLILIHSQPLSIRFRQDERQFDVDGAYNIRYEIIKKRIDKATVQGTGERLTQPGLIALVYSQQREADEYLEYIDYLQDRGLLEPEIEELELEELQGVKGLLALRVKVKL